Proteins encoded together in one Bradyrhizobium sp. CB82 window:
- a CDS encoding adenylate/guanylate cyclase domain-containing protein: MQLSSTLAWLVDAAAETTGAHRLLADLGGHLVADGLPLVAGSLTLDVPHPLIAQRTWLWRAESGEVVEALGFAPGAAALAPRNDAGRRWLSATAAGIVHEDVIGPRQDGPLLGWIGPRPFTPREIDDLRQAARFAAAPLAVLAARATLAAALEAYLGRRSAERVLAAPLRRDLGETIQAALLYADLRDFTALSEANPPAAVISALDAWFDRIAGAVHAFGGEVLKFIGDGVLAIFPVVDDSPRRACDAALRAATAARAGMMHLDDERRARGLPSLSFGAALHLGEMLWGNIGAANRLDFTAIGSAVNLVSRLEGLCKPLGRTVLVSGALAAETDTPLLALGMHPLRGIAAPCEVFALPDS; the protein is encoded by the coding sequence ATGCAGTTGTCCTCGACGCTCGCCTGGCTCGTCGATGCCGCCGCTGAGACCACGGGTGCCCACCGGTTGCTCGCGGATCTCGGCGGGCATCTGGTTGCCGATGGATTGCCGCTCGTTGCGGGCAGCCTGACGCTGGACGTCCCGCATCCATTGATCGCACAGCGAACCTGGCTGTGGCGCGCCGAGAGCGGCGAGGTCGTCGAAGCCCTCGGTTTTGCGCCGGGGGCAGCCGCGCTCGCGCCACGCAACGATGCCGGCCGGCGCTGGCTGAGCGCGACGGCCGCCGGCATCGTCCACGAAGACGTGATCGGGCCGCGGCAGGACGGGCCGTTGCTCGGCTGGATCGGGCCGCGCCCGTTCACGCCGCGCGAAATCGACGATCTCCGGCAAGCCGCGCGCTTCGCCGCCGCGCCGCTCGCCGTGCTCGCCGCGCGGGCCACGCTGGCGGCGGCGCTCGAAGCCTATCTCGGCCGGCGCAGCGCCGAGCGCGTGCTGGCGGCGCCGCTCCGCCGCGACCTCGGCGAAACCATCCAGGCGGCACTGCTCTATGCCGATCTGCGCGACTTCACGGCGCTGTCCGAAGCCAACCCGCCGGCCGCTGTCATCTCGGCGCTCGATGCCTGGTTCGATCGCATCGCCGGCGCGGTGCACGCCTTTGGCGGCGAGGTGCTGAAATTTATCGGCGACGGCGTGCTGGCGATCTTCCCCGTGGTTGATGACTCGCCGCGTCGTGCCTGCGATGCTGCCTTGCGCGCGGCGACCGCGGCGCGCGCCGGCATGATGCACCTTGATGACGAACGCCGCGCCCGCGGATTGCCGTCGCTGTCATTCGGCGCCGCGCTTCACCTCGGCGAGATGCTGTGGGGCAATATCGGCGCGGCCAACCGGCTGGATTTCACCGCGATCGGTTCGGCCGTCAACCTGGTGAGCCGGCTCGAGGGATTGTGCAAGCCGCTCGGCAGAACGGTTCTGGTGTCGGGTGCGCTCGCTGCCGAGACCGACACGCCATTGCTTGCGCTCGGGATGCATCCGCTGCGTGGGATCGCCGCGCCCTGCGAGGTCTTCGCTCTGCCGGACAGTTGA
- a CDS encoding EVE domain-containing protein has product MAYWLVKSEPSVWSWDQQVAKGAKGEAWTGVRNFTARQNLVNMKKGDKAFFYHSNEGKEIVGIAEVIKEAYPDPTDKTGKFVCVDIKADKPLKTPVTMAAVKAEKKLADMALVKYSRLSVQPVTADEWKLVCKMGGM; this is encoded by the coding sequence ATGGCGTACTGGCTGGTGAAATCCGAACCGTCCGTCTGGTCGTGGGACCAGCAGGTCGCCAAGGGCGCCAAGGGCGAGGCCTGGACCGGGGTGCGCAACTTCACCGCGCGGCAAAACCTCGTCAACATGAAGAAGGGCGACAAGGCGTTCTTCTATCATTCCAACGAGGGCAAGGAGATCGTCGGCATCGCTGAGGTCATCAAGGAGGCCTATCCCGATCCGACCGACAAGACCGGCAAGTTCGTCTGCGTCGACATCAAGGCCGACAAGCCGCTCAAGACGCCGGTGACGATGGCCGCGGTCAAGGCCGAGAAGAAGCTCGCGGACATGGCGCTGGTGAAATATTCGCGCCTCTCGGTGCAGCCGGTGACGGCGGACGAGTGGAAGCTCGTCTGCAAGATGGGCGGGATGTAG
- a CDS encoding NAD(P)H-dependent glycerol-3-phosphate dehydrogenase translates to MTSFQSVAVIGAGAWGTALATVAARAGRKVTLCARSTEHAGRIASTRENPRLPGVQLSSDIVVTSELALTARADMLLIVTPAQHLRGAVNALASHLTKPVPVIACAKGIEHGTHKFMTDVIAEAAPHSLPGILSGPSFADDVARGLPTAVTLAAKDEQLASSLVQALGSPTFRPYHSTDVRGVEIGGAAKNVLAIAVGIAVGRKLGASAQAALTTRGFAELARFGRALGARSETLAGLSGLGDLILTCSSPQSRNFALGLALGRGETPPAGKLAEGEFTAPVLIELASSQNIEMPVSAAVAAILSGKSTIDAAISGLLTRPFKAEE, encoded by the coding sequence ATGACATCCTTCCAATCCGTCGCGGTGATCGGCGCGGGCGCCTGGGGCACGGCGCTGGCGACGGTCGCTGCACGGGCGGGACGAAAAGTGACGCTGTGCGCGCGTAGCACCGAGCACGCGGGCCGGATTGCCTCGACGCGCGAAAACCCGCGGCTGCCTGGCGTGCAGCTCTCGTCCGATATCGTGGTGACGAGCGAGCTTGCCCTCACCGCGCGCGCCGACATGCTGCTGATCGTAACACCGGCGCAGCACCTGCGCGGTGCGGTCAACGCGCTGGCGTCACATCTCACAAAGCCTGTGCCGGTCATTGCCTGCGCCAAGGGCATCGAGCACGGTACCCACAAATTCATGACCGACGTGATCGCCGAAGCTGCGCCGCATTCGCTGCCAGGGATCCTGTCGGGACCGAGCTTTGCGGACGACGTCGCGCGCGGCTTGCCGACGGCGGTGACGCTGGCCGCAAAAGATGAGCAGCTCGCCAGCTCCCTGGTGCAGGCGCTGGGCTCGCCGACCTTCCGCCCCTATCACTCCACCGATGTACGCGGCGTCGAGATCGGTGGCGCGGCCAAGAACGTGCTGGCGATCGCGGTCGGCATCGCGGTCGGACGCAAGCTCGGCGCCTCCGCGCAGGCCGCATTGACCACGCGCGGCTTTGCCGAGCTCGCCCGCTTCGGCCGTGCGCTCGGCGCGCGCAGCGAGACGCTCGCAGGCCTGTCCGGCCTCGGCGATCTGATCCTGACCTGCTCGAGCCCGCAATCGCGCAACTTCGCGCTCGGGCTCGCACTCGGGCGCGGCGAGACGCCGCCAGCCGGCAAGCTCGCCGAAGGCGAATTCACCGCACCCGTGCTGATCGAACTCGCGTCTTCGCAAAACATCGAGATGCCGGTATCAGCAGCAGTCGCAGCGATCCTGAGTGGCAAGAGCACGATCGACGCCGCAATATCCGGACTTTTGACGCGCCCCTTCAAGGCAGAGGAATGA
- the tsaD gene encoding tRNA (adenosine(37)-N6)-threonylcarbamoyltransferase complex transferase subunit TsaD, translated as MLVLGIETTCDETAAAVIARAGDGDGKILSNIVRSQVEEHARFGGVVPEIAARAHVDLLDGIIDRAMKEAGIGFAELSGVAAAAGPGLIGGVIVGLTTAKAIAMVHDTPLVAVNHLEAHALTPRLTDHLEFPYCLFLASGGHTQVVAVVGVGQYIRLGTTVDDAIGEAFDKVAKMLGLPYPGGPQVERAAADGDAARFAFPRPMQGRPDANFSLSGLKTAVRNEASRIVPLEPQDISDLCASFQAAVLDSTADRLSMGLKLFREQFGAPQALVAAGGVAANQAIRGALQDVADAAGTRLIMPPPALCTDNGAMIAWAGAERLALGLTDTMEAQPRARWLLDANATAPAGYANTRAGF; from the coding sequence ATGCTGGTATTGGGCATCGAAACCACCTGCGACGAAACCGCCGCCGCCGTGATCGCGCGCGCGGGCGATGGCGACGGCAAGATTCTGTCCAACATCGTGCGCTCGCAGGTCGAGGAACACGCCCGCTTCGGCGGCGTGGTGCCGGAGATCGCCGCGCGCGCCCATGTCGACCTGCTCGACGGTATCATTGACCGCGCGATGAAAGAGGCCGGCATCGGCTTCGCCGAATTGTCGGGTGTCGCCGCTGCGGCTGGCCCGGGACTGATCGGCGGCGTCATCGTCGGGCTCACCACGGCAAAGGCGATCGCGATGGTGCACGACACCCCGCTCGTCGCGGTGAACCATCTCGAGGCGCATGCGCTGACGCCGCGACTGACCGATCACCTCGAATTCCCCTATTGCCTGTTCCTGGCTTCGGGCGGCCACACCCAGGTCGTCGCGGTGGTCGGCGTCGGACAATATATCCGGCTCGGCACGACCGTCGATGATGCGATCGGCGAAGCCTTCGACAAGGTCGCCAAGATGCTCGGGCTGCCTTATCCAGGCGGACCGCAGGTCGAGCGCGCCGCGGCAGACGGCGATGCGGCGCGATTCGCGTTTCCGCGGCCGATGCAGGGGCGGCCCGATGCCAATTTCTCGCTATCGGGACTAAAGACGGCGGTGCGCAATGAAGCGAGCCGGATCGTTCCGCTCGAGCCACAGGACATCAGCGATCTCTGCGCGAGCTTTCAGGCCGCGGTGCTGGACTCGACCGCGGACCGCCTGAGCATGGGCCTCAAACTATTCCGCGAGCAGTTCGGTGCGCCGCAGGCGCTCGTCGCGGCCGGCGGCGTTGCCGCCAATCAGGCGATCCGCGGGGCGTTGCAGGACGTCGCCGACGCAGCGGGGACGCGGCTGATCATGCCGCCGCCCGCGCTCTGCACCGACAACGGCGCGATGATCGCCTGGGCCGGCGCCGAGCGTCTCGCGCTCGGCCTCACCGACACGATGGAGGCCCAGCCCCGCGCCCGCTGGCTGCTCGACGCCAACGCCACGGCGCCGGCCGGTTACGCCAACACACGCGCGGGATTCTAG
- a CDS encoding uroporphyrinogen-III synthase, producing MAILVTRPHPDNEATAAGLRALGYVVLLAPALKFEPVAFRDESEASYSGIIVTSANAIRAIAPQLPKLRLSKLPLFAVGEHTATAAREAGFVNVIVAGGDAAALRDKVLQGARDKVVKKKSTLLYLAGADLSRDLSSELGADGFNVVTQTIYRMAPVKHLPREVCEGFAADGIRAVLHYSRRSARAFLDAARDEGVEISALSIPQCCLSESIAGVLREAGATQVAVAARPDENSLFETLARALRTRMA from the coding sequence ATGGCCATTCTTGTCACACGGCCGCATCCCGACAATGAGGCCACCGCGGCAGGCTTGCGTGCCCTGGGCTATGTGGTGCTGCTGGCGCCGGCACTCAAGTTCGAGCCGGTGGCGTTTCGCGACGAAAGTGAGGCAAGCTACAGCGGCATCATCGTCACCTCGGCGAACGCGATCCGCGCCATCGCGCCGCAATTGCCGAAGCTTCGTCTGTCGAAGCTGCCGCTGTTCGCGGTCGGCGAGCACACCGCCACAGCCGCGCGCGAGGCCGGCTTTGTCAACGTCATCGTCGCCGGCGGCGATGCGGCGGCGTTAAGGGACAAGGTGCTGCAAGGCGCGCGCGACAAGGTCGTGAAGAAAAAGAGCACGTTGCTTTATCTCGCGGGCGCGGATCTGTCGCGCGATCTCTCGAGCGAGCTCGGCGCGGACGGATTCAACGTGGTCACGCAGACCATCTATCGCATGGCGCCGGTCAAGCACCTGCCGCGCGAGGTCTGCGAAGGTTTTGCCGCCGATGGCATCCGGGCGGTGCTGCATTATTCGCGGCGCAGCGCGCGCGCATTCCTGGATGCGGCGCGCGACGAGGGCGTCGAAATCTCCGCGTTGTCGATTCCGCAGTGCTGCCTGTCCGAGAGCATCGCCGGCGTGCTTCGCGAGGCGGGCGCGACGCAGGTTGCGGTCGCGGCCAGGCCGGACGAAAATTCCTTATTTGAGACCTTGGCGCGTGCTTTGCGCACCCGTATGGCGTAA